One region of Sulfuriroseicoccus oceanibius genomic DNA includes:
- a CDS encoding FKBP-type peptidyl-prolyl cis-trans isomerase N-terminal domain-containing protein — protein MNSSLMNSLKPLGAATMLAAALSLPVFAQDAEPAAPKLTEAEIKSEVGYGFGYQTGIRFATEMGQAGVDVAAIDMEAFQQGIKDGLAKQELSVDRDARLQAAFRAFGEQLVAKQQAEAAANAKQAEEFLAANAKKDGVITTESGLQYQILTKGEGKVYEAPAEGETPEPVRFMVHYKGSFIDGTEFDASPEGRAVPFDLNVVPGFREALLMMPEGSKWKLFLPPSLGYGEQGIPGTIPGNSVLIFELELEKIAKVPAPQMPQMPGQQ, from the coding sequence ATGAATTCTTCTTTGATGAACTCCCTCAAACCTCTCGGCGCCGCCACCATGCTGGCCGCCGCACTTTCCCTCCCAGTATTCGCTCAGGATGCTGAACCTGCCGCCCCGAAACTCACCGAAGCGGAAATCAAATCCGAAGTCGGCTACGGTTTCGGTTACCAGACAGGCATCCGCTTCGCCACCGAAATGGGACAAGCCGGCGTGGACGTCGCCGCCATCGACATGGAAGCCTTCCAACAAGGCATCAAGGACGGCCTCGCCAAGCAGGAGCTGTCGGTAGATCGTGACGCCCGCCTCCAAGCCGCCTTCCGCGCATTCGGTGAGCAACTCGTCGCCAAACAACAAGCAGAAGCCGCTGCCAACGCAAAGCAGGCCGAAGAATTCCTCGCAGCAAACGCCAAAAAGGACGGCGTGATCACCACCGAAAGCGGACTCCAGTACCAAATCCTCACCAAGGGTGAAGGCAAAGTCTACGAAGCCCCGGCCGAAGGCGAAACCCCGGAGCCCGTGCGCTTCATGGTTCACTACAAGGGATCCTTCATCGACGGCACCGAGTTCGACGCCTCCCCTGAAGGTCGCGCCGTTCCATTCGACCTCAATGTCGTCCCAGGTTTCCGCGAAGCACTTCTCATGATGCCGGAAGGCTCAAAGTGGAAGCTCTTCCTGCCACCATCACTCGGCTATGGCGAACAAGGCATCCCAGGCACCATTCCTGGCAACTCGGTGCTCATCTTCGAACTCGAGCTCGAGAAGATCGCCAAGGTTCCGGCTCCGCAAATGCCACAAATGCCTGGCCAGCAGTAA
- the tsaA gene encoding tRNA (N6-threonylcarbamoyladenosine(37)-N6)-methyltransferase TrmO — MLDPIAHIRSDYGEKFAVPRQSGLSDAAHATLVFTPTFRDPNALRGLEQCSHLWVIFHFNKNRPTASEDWSPTVRPPRLGGNQRLGVFATRSPFRPNPLGLSVGKIETIETDTPDGPVIHLSGLDLVDGTPVIDIKPYVPYCDSIPEASNPLFGSAPQRLAQPFIVAPKAQPILQSDARLTALVEQTLRLDPRPAYQDDPQREYGVSLGGYNIRFTITDAAITVTGASKA; from the coding sequence ATGCTCGATCCCATTGCCCACATCCGCTCCGATTACGGAGAAAAGTTCGCTGTCCCACGCCAATCCGGCCTGAGCGACGCAGCACACGCGACCTTGGTCTTCACCCCGACCTTTCGCGATCCCAACGCCTTGCGTGGATTGGAACAATGCTCGCACCTGTGGGTCATCTTCCATTTCAATAAGAACCGTCCCACAGCCTCGGAGGACTGGTCACCCACCGTCCGCCCCCCCCGCCTCGGCGGCAACCAGCGGCTCGGTGTCTTCGCCACCCGCTCACCCTTCCGCCCCAACCCACTCGGGCTCTCGGTCGGGAAGATCGAAACCATTGAAACCGACACCCCGGACGGCCCGGTGATCCACCTCAGCGGACTCGACCTCGTTGACGGCACCCCCGTCATCGACATCAAGCCCTACGTCCCCTACTGCGACTCCATCCCTGAGGCCTCCAACCCACTCTTTGGCAGCGCCCCACAACGGCTGGCCCAACCCTTCATCGTCGCACCGAAGGCTCAGCCTATCCTCCAGTCGGACGCCAGGCTCACCGCTCTCGTCGAACAAACCCTGCGCCTCGACCCCCGCCCAGCCTACCAGGACGACCCACAACGTGAATACGGCGTCAGCCTCGGCGGCTACAACATCCGCTTCACCATCACGGACGCAGCCATCACCGTCACCGGAGCAAGCAAAGCCTAA
- a CDS encoding RecQ family ATP-dependent DNA helicase codes for MSQITDTLKQRFGHDQFRDGQREIVEGLVAGRSMLAVFPTGGGKSLCYQLPALLLDGVTLVISPLIALMKDQVDALRSRGIHAARLDSSLTHDEYGEVMRDLANGSLKLLYVAPERLANEGFRQKLASLKIAMVAIDEAHCISEWGHNFRPDYLKLAKLCHTLRVPRVLALTATATPAVANDIRAAFDIAPDDHIQLSFHRHNLDLRVTPLTDSERPPYLLERLKHTDGAVIVYVTLQHTAERIATYLNRNGVPAQAYHAGLPAEQRAAAQDGFMTGNIRIIVATIAFGMGIDKADIRTVIHYNLPKSLENYSQEIGRAGRDGKDSVCELLACRDDLTTLENFTYGDTPEPGATQGLIDRVLRLGDEFDISTYDLSYASDVRLLVVSTLLTYLEMDEWIEATRPFYSVYQVKIARDFDSIVAGYDDRRKAFLRKIFDAAEHKRSWIHFHIDDVAQATGEPRDRIVAALTYLEEAGDIALRLTGVRQGYRLIRKPDNLRDVGRRMNERFAHREQSDLDRIAQVVELAEQSGCITNFLTSHFGESLDQPCGHCCRCRGTSATPLPGANPEPATIEERQQIDQLIRQNHAALRTPRQLARFLTGLSSPATTRARLTRDDTFALLERLPFSDTLTVAESMMGA; via the coding sequence ATGAGCCAGATCACAGACACCCTCAAACAGCGCTTCGGTCATGATCAGTTCCGCGACGGCCAGCGGGAAATCGTCGAAGGCCTGGTCGCCGGCAGATCGATGCTCGCGGTTTTCCCGACCGGAGGCGGCAAATCCCTCTGCTACCAGCTCCCCGCATTGTTGCTGGACGGCGTGACCTTGGTGATCTCTCCGCTGATTGCGCTGATGAAAGACCAAGTCGATGCGCTGCGCAGCCGAGGCATTCATGCCGCTCGGCTAGACTCCTCACTCACGCACGACGAGTACGGCGAGGTAATGCGCGACTTGGCCAATGGGTCACTGAAACTTCTCTACGTTGCGCCAGAACGTCTGGCCAACGAGGGATTCCGGCAAAAGCTCGCCTCACTCAAGATCGCCATGGTCGCCATCGATGAGGCGCACTGCATCTCAGAGTGGGGGCACAACTTCCGCCCCGACTACCTCAAGCTGGCAAAGCTCTGCCACACCCTGCGAGTGCCCCGCGTTCTGGCGCTGACCGCTACCGCCACCCCCGCGGTCGCCAATGACATCCGCGCCGCATTCGACATCGCTCCCGACGACCACATCCAGCTCTCGTTCCACCGCCACAACCTCGACCTACGGGTGACCCCACTCACCGATTCGGAACGCCCTCCTTATCTCCTCGAGCGGCTCAAGCACACCGATGGCGCAGTCATCGTCTACGTCACACTGCAGCACACCGCCGAGCGCATCGCCACCTACCTGAACCGCAACGGAGTCCCGGCACAAGCCTACCACGCCGGCCTCCCCGCCGAGCAACGCGCCGCAGCCCAGGATGGGTTCATGACCGGCAACATCCGCATCATCGTCGCGACCATCGCGTTCGGCATGGGGATCGACAAGGCAGACATCCGCACGGTGATCCATTACAACCTGCCAAAGTCTCTGGAAAACTACTCGCAGGAGATCGGGCGCGCCGGCCGCGACGGCAAGGATTCGGTGTGTGAGCTCCTCGCCTGTCGCGACGACCTCACCACACTCGAAAACTTCACCTACGGCGACACCCCGGAACCCGGAGCCACCCAGGGACTGATCGACCGTGTCCTGCGCCTCGGTGATGAGTTCGACATCTCAACCTACGACCTCTCCTATGCCAGCGACGTCCGCCTTTTGGTCGTCTCCACTTTACTCACCTACCTGGAAATGGACGAGTGGATCGAGGCGACTCGCCCATTTTACTCGGTCTACCAAGTGAAAATCGCACGGGACTTCGATTCGATCGTCGCCGGCTACGACGACCGCCGCAAAGCATTCTTGCGCAAGATCTTCGACGCCGCAGAACACAAACGCTCGTGGATTCATTTTCACATCGATGACGTGGCCCAAGCCACCGGAGAACCCCGCGACCGCATCGTCGCCGCACTCACCTACCTCGAGGAAGCCGGCGACATCGCACTACGCCTCACCGGCGTCCGCCAGGGCTACCGCCTGATACGCAAGCCAGACAACCTGCGCGACGTCGGACGCCGCATGAACGAGCGCTTCGCCCACCGCGAACAAAGCGACCTCGACCGCATCGCCCAGGTTGTGGAACTCGCAGAGCAATCTGGCTGCATCACCAACTTCCTCACCAGTCACTTCGGCGAATCGCTGGATCAGCCATGCGGCCACTGCTGCCGCTGCAGGGGAACCTCAGCCACACCATTGCCCGGAGCCAACCCAGAGCCAGCCACCATCGAGGAGCGCCAGCAAATCGACCAGCTAATCCGCCAAAACCACGCAGCCCTGCGCACCCCGCGCCAACTCGCCCGCTTCCTCACCGGCCTCAGCAGCCCTGCCACCACCCGCGCCCGCCTCACCAGAGACGACACCTTCGCCCTCCTCGAGCGCCTCCCATTCTCCGACACACTGACCGTCGCAGAATCCATGATGGGCGCCTAG